Proteins encoded in a region of the Suricata suricatta isolate VVHF042 chromosome 10, meerkat_22Aug2017_6uvM2_HiC, whole genome shotgun sequence genome:
- the PRR13 gene encoding proline-rich protein 13 codes for MWNPNAGQPGPNPYPPNLGYPGGSNPAHPPPPVNPAYPPGPFPTPPGAPQGNPAFPPGGPSHPVPQPAYPGCQPLGPYPPPYPPPAPGMPPVNPLAPGMVGPGMVMDKKMRKKMKKAHKKMHKHHKHGKHSSSSSSSSSSSDSD; via the exons ATGTGGAATCCCAATGCCG GGCAACCAGGTCCAAATCCATATCCTCCTAACCTTGGGTACCCTGGAGGTTCCAATCCTGCCCATCCACCACCACCTGTAAATCCTGCGTATCCTCCAGGCCCCTTTCCAACtcctccaggagcccctcaggGGAATCCAGCTTTCCCCCCAGGTGGGCCCTCTCATCCGGTACCACAACCAGCGTATCCAGGATGCCAACCCCTAggtccctacccacctccctacCCACCACCTGCTCCTGGCATGCCCCCTGTGAATCCCTTGGCACCTGGCATGGTAGGACCGGGAATGGTGATGGACaagaagatgaggaagaaaatgaagaaagctcATAAAAAGATGCACAAACACCACAAGCATGGCAAG cattcctcctcctcctcctcctcctcttccagcaGTGACTCTGACTGA